The Thomasclavelia ramosa DSM 1402 genome includes a region encoding these proteins:
- the upp gene encoding uracil phosphoribosyltransferase: protein MATTILNHALIDHKLTIMRDKDTKTIVFKDNLDEIAMLMAYEVTKELPLVDKEIVTPICPMIGKELKKQIILVPILRAGIGLVDGFRRIIPTAKIGHIGMARNEETLIPEEYYAKFPSGLEDSIVIIVDPMLATGGSASAAITNIKARGAKDIRLVCLVGAPEGVKVIEEDHPDVELILATLDEKLNEKGYIVPGLGDAGDRLFGTD from the coding sequence ATGGCAACGACCATCCTCAATCATGCATTAATTGATCATAAATTAACAATTATGCGTGATAAAGATACGAAAACAATCGTATTTAAAGATAACCTAGACGAAATTGCAATGTTAATGGCTTATGAGGTAACTAAAGAATTACCATTAGTTGATAAGGAAATCGTCACACCAATTTGTCCAATGATTGGAAAAGAATTGAAAAAACAAATTATTCTTGTTCCAATCTTAAGAGCGGGGATTGGTTTAGTCGATGGTTTTAGAAGAATTATACCGACTGCTAAGATTGGTCATATAGGAATGGCTCGGAACGAGGAAACTTTAATTCCCGAAGAGTATTATGCTAAATTTCCTAGTGGTTTAGAAGATTCTATCGTAATCATTGTTGATCCGATGTTAGCAACTGGTGGTAGTGCTAGTGCAGCGATTACAAATATTAAAGCCCGTGGTGCTAAAGATATTCGTTTAGTCTGTTTAGTAGGTGCCCCTGAAGGTGTTAAAGTAATTGAAGAAGATCATCCTGATGTTGAATTGATTTTAGCGACGCTTGATGAAAAACTTAATGAAAAAGGCTATATTGTGCCTGGTTTAGGTGATGCCGGTGATCGTTTATTTGGTACTGATTAA
- the atpG gene encoding ATP synthase F1 subunit gamma gives MPGGMQEIKRRIKSVESTKKITKAMELVATSKLRKTRNQLEQSKPYYTNVAQTVAEILANCKGNNDSIYLVENKDIEKEVFIVIASSLGLCGGYNANIFKEIKGAIKPGDYVYSIGSKATSYLLKNHQGVTDHKFDDLNTTFDFKDVTKLVAELTKMYREKEISKIKIVYTEFVNNLTFRPRIVTLLPVDPSDFDHIEISKKSTLFEPSPEEVLDSLIPMYLQAVIYGYIIESATSENAARRTSMENANDNADELTEQLLLKYNQARQTAITNEISEIVAGANAQ, from the coding sequence ATGCCTGGAGGAATGCAAGAAATTAAGCGGAGAATTAAATCAGTTGAATCGACTAAAAAAATTACTAAAGCAATGGAATTAGTCGCAACTTCTAAACTTCGTAAAACAAGAAATCAATTAGAACAGTCGAAACCTTATTATACTAATGTTGCTCAAACTGTAGCGGAGATCTTAGCTAATTGTAAGGGTAATAATGATAGTATCTATTTAGTTGAAAATAAAGATATTGAAAAAGAAGTATTTATTGTTATTGCTTCAAGTCTAGGACTATGTGGTGGATATAATGCCAATATCTTTAAAGAAATTAAAGGTGCAATCAAACCAGGTGATTATGTTTATAGTATTGGTTCAAAGGCAACTAGTTATTTATTAAAAAATCATCAAGGGGTAACGGATCATAAGTTTGATGATTTAAATACAACTTTTGATTTTAAAGATGTAACTAAGTTAGTTGCTGAATTAACTAAAATGTATCGTGAAAAAGAAATTAGTAAAATTAAGATCGTTTATACGGAGTTTGTTAATAACTTAACATTTAGACCAAGAATTGTTACGTTATTACCTGTTGATCCAAGTGATTTTGACCATATTGAAATCTCAAAGAAATCAACATTATTTGAACCAAGTCCAGAGGAAGTATTAGATAGTTTGATTCCAATGTATCTTCAAGCAGTGATTTATGGTTATATCATTGAATCAGCTACAAGTGAAAATGCCGCACGAAGAACATCAATGGAAAATGCTAATGATAATGCCGATGAACTTACAGAACAATTATTATTAAAATACAATCAAGCTCGTCAAACTGCGATTACTAATGAAATTAGTGAAATCGTAGCAGGAGCTAATGCACAATAA
- the atpA gene encoding F0F1 ATP synthase subunit alpha — protein MGLRPDEISALIKEQIKHFDDVIELKDVGTVMTVGDGVSLIHGLDNAMLGELLAFPNDVYGMVMNLDEDCVGAVLLGSESTIKEGDEVKRTGKIMEIPVGDEMLGRVVNPLGQAIDGNGEIITAHTRPIERVASGVMTRKSVDQPLQTGITSIDAIIPIGRGQRELIIGDRQTGKTAIAIDTILNQKDQDIYCVYVAIGQKNSTVAQIVEKLRKGGAMEYTTVVSASASELAPVQYIAPYAGCAIAEEWLDQGKDVLIVYDDLSKHAVAYRTVSLLLKRPPGREAYPGDVFYLHSRLLERACRLNEENGGGSITALPIIETQAGDISAYIPTNVISITDGQIFLQQELFNAGFRPAIDTGLSVSRVGSAAQIKAMKQVSGSLKLELAQYAEMQAFAQFGSDLDAATKATLDHGAKVREVLKQAQYSPRTVSTQVITLFALKYGFTKTLEVEQVSAFMDQLVEHINMTQRDIIDEINEQKAISADLEKRMKDVMSAFVTQFEKTQTKG, from the coding sequence GTGGGGCTTAGACCAGATGAAATTAGTGCTTTAATTAAAGAACAAATTAAGCACTTTGATGATGTAATCGAACTTAAAGACGTTGGAACAGTCATGACTGTTGGCGATGGTGTTAGTTTAATTCATGGTTTAGATAATGCCATGCTAGGTGAATTACTTGCCTTCCCTAATGATGTTTATGGAATGGTAATGAACTTAGATGAAGATTGCGTCGGAGCCGTACTACTTGGATCTGAAAGTACGATTAAAGAAGGAGACGAAGTTAAACGTACTGGAAAGATTATGGAAATACCAGTTGGGGATGAGATGTTAGGTCGAGTTGTAAATCCTTTAGGACAAGCAATTGATGGTAATGGAGAAATCATTACAGCACATACTCGCCCAATTGAAAGAGTTGCCAGCGGGGTTATGACAAGAAAGTCAGTTGACCAACCGTTACAAACAGGAATTACTTCGATTGATGCAATTATTCCAATCGGTCGGGGTCAACGTGAGTTGATTATTGGAGATCGTCAAACAGGAAAGACTGCGATTGCAATCGATACTATTTTAAATCAAAAAGATCAAGATATTTATTGTGTTTACGTAGCAATTGGACAAAAGAATTCAACTGTTGCCCAAATTGTTGAAAAGTTACGTAAAGGTGGCGCAATGGAATATACAACAGTTGTGTCAGCATCTGCTAGTGAACTTGCACCAGTGCAATATATTGCACCGTATGCAGGATGTGCAATTGCTGAAGAATGGTTAGATCAAGGTAAAGATGTTTTAATTGTTTATGATGATCTATCTAAGCATGCCGTTGCTTATCGTACGGTATCATTATTATTAAAAAGACCACCAGGGCGTGAAGCTTATCCTGGAGATGTCTTCTATTTACATTCGAGATTATTAGAAAGAGCATGCCGCTTAAATGAAGAGAATGGTGGGGGTTCAATCACAGCCTTACCAATTATTGAAACACAAGCAGGTGATATCTCAGCATATATTCCAACTAACGTAATTTCAATTACAGATGGACAAATTTTCTTACAACAAGAATTATTCAATGCTGGATTTAGACCAGCAATTGATACTGGACTTTCGGTAAGTCGGGTTGGTTCAGCTGCACAAATCAAAGCAATGAAGCAAGTATCAGGTTCATTAAAACTTGAATTAGCGCAGTATGCTGAAATGCAAGCATTTGCTCAATTTGGTTCAGACTTAGATGCTGCTACGAAAGCAACTTTAGATCATGGTGCAAAAGTGCGTGAGGTTTTAAAACAAGCACAATATTCACCACGAACTGTATCAACGCAAGTAATTACATTATTTGCTTTAAAATATGGATTTACTAAGACATTAGAAGTGGAACAGGTGTCTGCTTTTATGGATCAGTTAGTTGAACATATCAATATGACGCAAAGAGATATTATTGATGAAATCAATGAACAAAAAGCAATTTCTGCTGATTTAGAAAAACGCATGAAAGATGTTATGAGTGCTTTTGTAACACAATTCGAAAAAACTCAAACAAAGGGGTAG
- a CDS encoding F0F1 ATP synthase subunit delta: MDAVAVRYAESLFDLAKEMNQVEAYSKDIDLIRTVFESDPSFVPFFSHVLIEDEAKCALLDKSFKGQVNDYVVNFLKLLVRKRRMRYVMEIIEAFKALTNEHFGILEGILYANYDISVQEVKEVEDALSKKENKTIRLRVVNDPSLIGGIKVEINNRVFDGSIKNKVALLKKELLRK, encoded by the coding sequence ATGGATGCAGTAGCAGTAAGATATGCAGAATCACTATTTGATTTAGCTAAAGAGATGAATCAAGTTGAAGCATATTCTAAAGATATTGATTTAATTAGAACTGTTTTTGAAAGTGATCCAAGTTTTGTTCCGTTCTTTAGTCATGTTTTAATAGAAGATGAAGCTAAATGTGCATTATTAGATAAGAGTTTTAAAGGACAGGTTAATGATTATGTCGTTAATTTTCTAAAACTTTTAGTTAGAAAAAGAAGAATGCGTTACGTTATGGAAATAATTGAAGCATTTAAAGCGTTAACGAATGAGCATTTTGGAATCTTAGAAGGTATTTTATATGCTAACTATGATATCAGTGTGCAAGAAGTTAAAGAAGTGGAAGATGCTTTAAGTAAAAAGGAAAATAAAACGATTCGTTTAAGAGTAGTTAATGATCCATCACTGATTGGTGGAATTAAAGTCGAAATAAATAATCGTGTTTTTGATGGCTCTATCAAAAACAAAGTTGCATTATTGAAAAAAGAACTATTAAGAAAGTAG
- a CDS encoding AtpZ/AtpI family protein, with protein MDQDKKKMLKDLFFCLQLGFQVIGAFLLAVIVGLRLDKYFNTHPTILLILLFLAFGYVIKILLGAGKE; from the coding sequence ATGGATCAAGATAAGAAGAAAATGTTAAAAGATTTATTCTTTTGCCTACAATTGGGTTTTCAGGTAATTGGAGCATTTCTATTAGCTGTGATTGTTGGGCTGCGCTTAGATAAGTATTTTAATACCCATCCCACGATTCTACTAATTTTATTGTTTTTAGCCTTTGGCTACGTTATTAAAATACTTTTAGGAGCAGGTAAAGAATGA
- the atpF gene encoding F0F1 ATP synthase subunit B, with the protein MPDIASKLFPNVTTIIIQLLSTGVLLLVFKKYLWVPVQNYFAKRAEFIEGTVDEAKDMNEKARALMEESEEQARQAAVQYREIVNLAKEDALKTKATIQEQANQEYKAKLDQARREIEAEKAQAKAAMKQEIVEVAIDVATKVMNKEMDTKTNKALVEDFVEEVVN; encoded by the coding sequence ATGCCAGATATAGCATCGAAATTATTCCCTAATGTAACTACAATTATTATTCAATTACTTTCAACAGGAGTTTTGCTTCTTGTCTTTAAAAAGTATTTATGGGTTCCCGTTCAAAATTATTTTGCTAAACGGGCAGAATTTATTGAAGGAACTGTAGACGAAGCTAAAGATATGAATGAAAAAGCTAGAGCACTGATGGAAGAAAGTGAAGAACAAGCACGCCAAGCGGCAGTTCAATATCGTGAAATTGTTAATTTAGCTAAAGAAGATGCTTTAAAAACAAAGGCAACGATTCAAGAACAAGCTAATCAGGAATATAAAGCTAAACTTGATCAAGCACGTCGTGAGATTGAGGCTGAAAAAGCGCAGGCAAAAGCAGCGATGAAACAAGAAATTGTTGAGGTTGCGATTGATGTAGCGACTAAAGTTATGAACAAAGAAATGGATACAAAGACTAACAAAGCTTTGGTTGAAGACTTTGTTGAAGAAGTGGTTAACTAA
- a CDS encoding ATP synthase subunit I: protein MNEKDVLKQSVKVFIGGLVIFSIVGFVLKQISFPLGFILGYAVSVLSFYIIIVMSDVILKMGQAIRFVVMMFIAKMLLYIAGFMLAIKFDDIFNLISVFFGYFVTKITINILGYIKR from the coding sequence ATGAACGAAAAAGATGTTTTAAAACAATCCGTAAAAGTATTTATTGGCGGATTAGTTATCTTTTCTATCGTAGGATTTGTCCTAAAACAAATTAGTTTTCCACTAGGATTTATCTTAGGATATGCGGTCAGCGTTTTATCATTCTATATTATCATTGTAATGAGTGATGTGATCTTAAAAATGGGTCAGGCGATTCGATTTGTTGTAATGATGTTTATAGCTAAGATGTTATTGTATATTGCAGGTTTCATGCTAGCAATCAAATTTGATGATATCTTTAATTTGATCAGTGTTTTCTTTGGATATTTTGTGACCAAGATTACGATCAATATTTTAGGATATATAAAACGCTAA
- the speD gene encoding adenosylmethionine decarboxylase, with protein MNEKLKLYGFNNLTKSLSFNIYDVCYAKGQREQKDYIAYIDEQYNSKRLTDILYEVANMIGAHVLNVSKQDYDPQGASVTMLLAEEEMLESRQGKMEEVDDRVILGHLDKSHITVHTYPEYHPETSIATFRVDIDVATCGEISPLSTLDFLISSFDSDIITMDYRVRGFTRDIKGKKLFMDSPMTSIQQFIDVKTLLNYDATDINVYQANLYHTKMLIKEIDLQNYLFKTDIYELPPKVRLEITNNLRQEMIEIYSGSNIF; from the coding sequence ATGAATGAGAAATTAAAATTATATGGTTTTAATAACCTAACTAAATCATTAAGTTTTAATATTTACGATGTTTGCTATGCTAAAGGTCAGAGGGAACAAAAAGATTATATTGCTTACATTGATGAGCAGTATAATTCAAAGCGATTGACTGATATTCTTTATGAAGTAGCTAATATGATTGGAGCCCATGTATTAAATGTTTCAAAACAAGATTATGATCCCCAAGGCGCCAGTGTAACAATGTTATTAGCGGAAGAAGAGATGTTAGAAAGTCGTCAAGGAAAAATGGAAGAAGTTGATGATCGAGTTATTTTAGGGCATTTAGATAAGAGTCATATTACTGTTCATACGTATCCTGAATATCATCCAGAAACAAGTATTGCGACATTTAGGGTAGATATTGATGTGGCTACTTGTGGAGAAATATCACCGTTGTCAACGTTAGATTTTTTAATTAGCAGCTTTGACTCTGATATCATTACAATGGATTATCGGGTCCGCGGTTTTACTCGGGATATTAAGGGAAAGAAACTTTTTATGGATAGCCCAATGACTTCGATTCAACAGTTTATTGATGTTAAAACATTACTTAACTATGATGCTACAGATATTAATGTATATCAGGCTAATTTGTACCATACGAAGATGTTAATCAAAGAAATTGATTTACAAAATTACTTATTTAAAACAGATATCTATGAATTGCCGCCAAAGGTAAGACTTGAGATAACGAATAATTTACGACAAGAAATGATTGAGATTTACAGTGGAAGTAATATTTTTTAG
- the atpD gene encoding F0F1 ATP synthase subunit beta, translating into MSQNIGKIISAKGPVIDIQFDGDNNLPALNTAIEIQNGDELLVVEVAQHIGDDVVRCVAMGPTDGVKRGMDALNTGNPISVPVGNETLGRMFNVLGQPIDGKEALGDSTKKMPIHRSAPTYAEQRTETEILETGIKVVDLICPFIKGGKIGLFGGAGVGKTVLIQEFINNIATEHGGLSVFAGVGERSREGNDLYYEMKESGVLSKTTLVFGQMNEPPGARLRVALTGLTMAEEFRDEQGQDVLLFIDNIFRFTQAGSEVSALLGRVPSQAGYQPTLATEMGALQERITSTKKGSITSVQAVYVPADDLTDPAPATTFAHLDAKVVLDRSIAALGIYPAVDPLNSSSRALDPLVVGTEHYEVAHGVQQILQRFQELQDIIAILGMDELGEEDKLTVARARRVRNYLSQPFTVASQFTGMDGKYVRVADTIKGFKEILEGKHDDLPEQAFHNVGTIEEAIEKAKTLAND; encoded by the coding sequence ATGTCACAAAATATTGGTAAAATAATTAGTGCCAAAGGGCCAGTAATTGATATCCAATTTGATGGTGATAACAATTTACCAGCATTAAATACGGCGATTGAAATCCAAAATGGTGATGAACTTCTAGTAGTTGAAGTCGCTCAACATATCGGAGATGATGTAGTTCGTTGTGTTGCAATGGGACCAACTGATGGGGTAAAACGAGGAATGGATGCTCTTAATACGGGAAATCCAATTTCTGTACCTGTCGGAAATGAAACTCTAGGAAGAATGTTCAACGTTTTAGGACAACCAATCGATGGTAAAGAAGCATTAGGTGATAGCACTAAGAAAATGCCAATTCACCGATCTGCACCGACATATGCCGAACAAAGAACAGAAACTGAAATTCTTGAAACGGGAATTAAAGTAGTTGATTTGATCTGCCCATTTATCAAAGGTGGAAAGATTGGATTATTCGGTGGTGCCGGAGTAGGTAAAACAGTATTGATTCAAGAATTCATTAATAACATTGCTACAGAACATGGTGGTTTATCAGTTTTTGCTGGAGTTGGTGAACGTAGCCGTGAAGGTAATGATTTATATTATGAAATGAAGGAAAGTGGTGTTTTATCTAAAACAACACTAGTATTTGGACAGATGAATGAACCCCCAGGAGCTCGTTTAAGAGTTGCTTTAACGGGTCTTACTATGGCAGAAGAATTCCGTGATGAACAAGGTCAGGATGTCTTATTATTCATCGATAATATTTTCCGTTTTACTCAAGCTGGATCTGAAGTATCTGCCTTACTTGGACGGGTACCATCACAAGCTGGGTATCAGCCAACTTTAGCAACCGAAATGGGTGCTTTACAAGAACGGATTACATCAACTAAAAAAGGATCTATTACTTCAGTTCAAGCGGTATATGTACCTGCTGATGACTTAACTGATCCTGCTCCAGCAACAACATTTGCTCATCTTGATGCTAAAGTAGTATTAGATCGTTCAATTGCGGCTTTAGGAATTTATCCTGCCGTAGATCCATTAAATTCTTCATCAAGAGCCCTTGATCCATTAGTTGTAGGGACTGAACACTATGAGGTAGCCCATGGGGTTCAACAAATCTTACAACGGTTCCAAGAATTACAAGATATTATTGCTATTTTAGGAATGGATGAGTTAGGTGAAGAAGATAAATTAACAGTAGCTCGGGCTCGTCGTGTCCGTAACTACTTATCACAACCATTTACAGTAGCTAGTCAGTTTACTGGTATGGATGGTAAATATGTCCGTGTTGCTGATACAATCAAAGGATTTAAAGAAATCCTGGAAGGTAAGCATGATGATTTACCAGAGCAAGCATTCCACAATGTAGGTACAATTGAAGAAGCTATTGAAAAAGCGAAGACATTAGCAAATGACTAA
- the atpC gene encoding ATP synthase F1 subunit epsilon, producing the protein MTKFKLKIVTPSGIYQEVEVNQLNLRTTAGQVGILAHHMPLASGIEISEMSYIIDKQRHIFAIGGGFIYVNDDETKIIANSIESKEEIDLNRAKEAKRRAEQRIKEVTEKTDLLRAEIALKKAITRINVKEL; encoded by the coding sequence ATGACTAAATTTAAGCTTAAGATAGTAACACCAAGTGGTATCTACCAAGAAGTGGAAGTTAATCAGTTAAATCTTCGCACAACAGCAGGACAGGTAGGAATCTTGGCTCATCATATGCCTTTAGCAAGCGGGATTGAAATCTCGGAGATGAGTTATATCATTGATAAACAACGTCATATATTTGCCATCGGTGGTGGATTTATATATGTTAATGATGATGAAACAAAAATAATTGCTAATTCAATTGAATCTAAAGAGGAAATTGATTTGAACCGTGCTAAAGAAGCTAAACGTCGGGCGGAACAAAGAATTAAGGAAGTAACCGAAAAAACTGACTTATTGCGGGCTGAAATTGCACTTAAAAAGGCAATTACTAGAATAAATGTTAAAGAATTATAA
- the glyA gene encoding serine hydroxymethyltransferase, with protein sequence MKDIAVFESVERELNRQRNNIELIASENFVSPEILELAGTVLTNKYAEGYPGKRYYGGCKFVDEVETLAKERLCKIYGAEYANVQPHSGAQANTAVYMALLNHGDKVLGMSLADGGHLTHGHPLNYSGINYEFHSYGVTKETETIDYEDFKKKCQEVKPKLVVAGASAYSRTIDFEYMAKCAHEVGAMFMVDMAHIAGLVAAGLHPSPFPHADIVTTTTHKTLRGPRGGVIMCKEKYAADIDRAVFPGMQGGPLMHIIAAKAACFYEAMQPEFKEYAAQVIKNAKALETALKEEGFRLVADGTDNHLILIDVKASCGISGKKAERLLDEINITANKNAIPFDTEKPFKASGIRVGTPAMTTKGFTEEDFREVGKIIAYRLKNEETDEIKEECLKRVRALTDKVEMYHDIKYI encoded by the coding sequence ATGAAAGACATCGCAGTATTTGAAAGTGTAGAGAGAGAATTAAATCGTCAAAGAAACAATATTGAGTTAATTGCTTCTGAAAACTTTGTTTCACCAGAAATCTTAGAATTGGCAGGAACTGTATTAACTAATAAATATGCAGAAGGTTATCCAGGAAAAAGATATTATGGTGGATGTAAATTTGTTGATGAAGTGGAAACACTAGCTAAAGAAAGACTATGTAAGATTTATGGTGCTGAGTATGCTAATGTTCAGCCTCATAGTGGAGCGCAAGCAAACACAGCGGTATATATGGCGTTATTAAATCATGGTGATAAGGTATTAGGAATGTCTCTTGCTGATGGTGGACATTTAACACATGGACATCCATTAAACTATTCAGGAATCAATTATGAATTCCACAGTTACGGGGTAACTAAAGAAACTGAAACTATTGATTATGAAGATTTTAAGAAAAAATGCCAAGAGGTCAAACCAAAATTAGTAGTAGCTGGTGCTAGTGCATATTCTAGAACGATTGATTTTGAATACATGGCAAAATGCGCGCATGAAGTTGGGGCGATGTTTATGGTTGATATGGCACATATCGCAGGGTTAGTGGCAGCGGGACTGCATCCATCACCATTTCCTCATGCTGATATTGTAACAACAACGACTCACAAAACTTTACGTGGACCTCGTGGTGGGGTAATTATGTGTAAAGAAAAATATGCAGCTGATATTGATCGTGCGGTGTTCCCAGGAATGCAAGGTGGTCCATTGATGCATATTATTGCTGCTAAAGCCGCTTGTTTTTATGAAGCAATGCAACCAGAATTTAAAGAATATGCAGCTCAAGTAATTAAAAATGCTAAAGCATTAGAAACAGCATTAAAAGAAGAGGGATTCAGATTAGTTGCTGATGGAACTGATAATCATCTGATTTTAATTGATGTAAAAGCAAGTTGCGGTATTTCAGGTAAAAAAGCAGAACGTTTATTAGATGAAATTAATATTACTGCAAATAAAAATGCTATCCCATTTGATACAGAAAAACCATTTAAAGCAAGTGGTATTCGGGTTGGGACCCCTGCAATGACTACTAAAGGATTTACAGAAGAAGATTTTAGAGAAGTAGGTAAGATTATTGCTTATCGCTTAAAAAATGAAGAAACTGATGAAATCAAAGAAGAATGCTTAAAGAGAGTTAGAGCATTAACTGATAAAGTAGAAATGTATCATGATATAAAATACATTTAA
- a CDS encoding F0F1 ATP synthase subunit A — protein sequence MTIQVELIYSLVIMVCLGVFFVYAGKKVALADPTVKPKGIVLVVETGVKAIDDYMKSIMPKKFAKNYYPYFAMVFCYILVSNLSSLIGFESPTSNYSITFAMTFITFILIQYNALKKKGFFKYVWDTVWPPTNILSVLSPLISISMRLFGNILSGSILMTLIYQFTAWISFHVINFNFLGPIIAPVFHCYFDIFAGCIQTLVFVTLSSILIMMENEDDE from the coding sequence GTGACAATTCAAGTAGAATTAATTTATTCACTAGTCATTATGGTTTGTTTAGGCGTGTTCTTTGTCTATGCTGGAAAAAAAGTAGCATTGGCGGATCCAACTGTCAAACCAAAAGGAATTGTATTGGTTGTTGAAACGGGAGTTAAAGCTATTGATGATTATATGAAATCAATCATGCCTAAGAAATTTGCCAAGAACTATTATCCATATTTTGCAATGGTATTTTGTTACATATTGGTCAGTAACTTATCAAGTTTGATTGGGTTTGAATCACCAACCTCAAACTACTCTATTACCTTTGCGATGACATTTATTACTTTTATATTGATTCAATATAATGCGTTGAAGAAAAAGGGATTTTTTAAATATGTGTGGGATACTGTGTGGCCCCCAACTAATATTTTAAGTGTCTTATCACCATTAATTTCAATTTCAATGCGTTTATTTGGAAATATTTTGAGTGGATCTATTTTAATGACGTTGATTTATCAATTTACAGCATGGATTTCATTCCATGTAATCAACTTTAACTTTTTAGGTCCAATTATTGCCCCTGTATTCCATTGTTATTTTGATATTTTTGCAGGGTGTATCCAAACATTAGTTTTCGTAACTTTATCATCAATCTTAATTATGATGGAAAACGAAGACGACGAGTAA
- the atpE gene encoding ATP synthase F0 subunit C, with product MTDVGLIAIGAGIAVCAGLGTGIGEGICASKAVEALGRNPEMEGKIRTLMILGIALTETAAIYGLLISLILLFVY from the coding sequence ATGACAGATGTAGGTTTAATTGCAATTGGTGCAGGTATTGCAGTATGTGCTGGTTTAGGAACAGGTATCGGAGAAGGAATTTGTGCGAGTAAGGCGGTAGAAGCTTTAGGTAGAAATCCTGAAATGGAAGGTAAAATTAGAACGTTAATGATTCTAGGGATTGCATTAACTGAAACTGCAGCTATCTATGGTTTATTAATTTCATTAATTTTATTATTTGTATACTAA